One Calditerrivibrio sp. genomic window carries:
- a CDS encoding dihydroorotate dehydrogenase-like protein — protein MADLGVSFLGLKLRCPLIVGSSTLTKHLDGLLKSQEMGAGAVVLKSLFEEELSTEVGSNDDYHPEAYEYFLNDSSKLYGSIKYLDFIKDAKKNLFIPVIASVNCLGGKWWVDYAKQIEDAGADALELNIAYIPFNVAEDPRLIEKKYFDIVHSVKKAVNMPILVKIGYYFTSVPMMVKGLKDAGADGVTLFNKFFRMSIDVEHMKFAGLEVYSCIEETYQVLRYVAVCRSQVEIDISSSTGIHNANIALQHLMAGAKTFQVVSAIYKNGFQVIPEMIKGMKEYLDRKGFKSINDIIGIASKFDSGFKAFERIQYMKYAGDRY, from the coding sequence ATGGCTGATCTTGGTGTAAGTTTTTTAGGATTAAAGTTGCGTTGTCCTTTGATAGTGGGTAGTTCTACTTTGACTAAACATCTTGATGGTTTGTTGAAGTCTCAAGAGATGGGTGCAGGTGCTGTGGTGCTTAAGTCCCTGTTTGAAGAGGAACTCTCCACTGAGGTCGGTAGTAATGATGATTACCACCCTGAAGCCTATGAATATTTTTTAAATGATTCTTCAAAGTTATATGGTTCCATAAAATATCTTGATTTTATAAAGGATGCAAAAAAAAATCTGTTTATTCCGGTTATAGCCAGTGTAAACTGTTTGGGTGGCAAATGGTGGGTGGATTATGCAAAACAGATAGAAGATGCAGGGGCTGATGCCCTTGAACTAAATATTGCTTATATACCTTTTAATGTAGCAGAAGACCCAAGACTTATAGAAAAAAAGTATTTTGATATAGTGCATTCGGTAAAAAAAGCTGTGAATATGCCTATACTTGTTAAAATAGGTTATTATTTCACCTCTGTTCCTATGATGGTAAAAGGTTTAAAAGATGCAGGGGCAGATGGTGTTACCCTGTTTAACAAGTTTTTTAGAATGTCCATTGATGTGGAGCATATGAAGTTTGCGGGTCTTGAAGTATATAGCTGTATTGAGGAAACATATCAGGTCTTAAGATATGTAGCTGTTTGTAGAAGTCAGGTGGAAATCGATATATCTTCGAGTACTGGGATACATAATGCCAACATAGCCTTACAGCATCTAATGGCTGGGGCTAAAACTTTCCAAGTGGTATCTGCGATATATAAGAACGGTTTCCAGGTTATCCCAGAGATGATAAAAGGGATGAAAGAATATTTAGATAGGAAGGGGTTTAAATCCATCAACGATATTATAGGAATAGCGTCAAAATTTGATAGTGGTTTTAAGGCTTTTGAAAGGATCCAGTATATGAAATACGCAGGTGATAGATATTAG
- the nifT gene encoding putative nitrogen fixation protein NifT, producing MKVTINKKSDGLYAYVAKKDLESKIVDIKQDGAFGGVFTLENGWKLYIEPQDELPKLPKTFDAKKLE from the coding sequence ATGAAAGTAACAATAAATAAAAAGTCTGATGGTCTTTATGCGTATGTTGCCAAAAAGGATCTGGAGTCAAAGATAGTTGATATAAAACAAGATGGAGCCTTTGGTGGAGTTTTTACATTGGAAAACGGCTGGAAGCTTTATATCGAACCACAGGATGAATTACCAAAACTCCCCAAAACCTTTGATGCAAAAAAGCTTGAGTAA
- the fliR gene encoding flagellar biosynthetic protein FliR: protein MFEMFFDINRIAMFFLTVIRISGIIFTAPVFGSEIVSARIKLFLSILLGLLIFPSITLIDLSKANNLLLILIIIKELMIGIATGLIARFIFVGVQFGGQIIGTQMGFGIVNVLDPQSNTQISLVAQFQNIVMILFFISIGGHLYVIQAIVKSFEMIPLGVFVFNQESYIFIVKIFANIFLTALKITAPIFVTLLVTQVVLGIMGRLVPQLNILIIGFPIQIAGGLFIIIASMSFFFSMFEMLMYDYLNNILRLFKYLGA from the coding sequence ATGTTTGAGATGTTTTTTGATATCAATAGGATAGCAATGTTCTTCTTAACGGTAATTAGAATCAGTGGTATCATATTTACTGCACCTGTATTTGGTAGTGAAATAGTTTCTGCAAGGATTAAACTTTTTTTATCTATCTTATTGGGATTGTTGATATTCCCTTCTATTACCTTAATAGATTTGTCAAAAGCTAATAATCTCTTACTCATATTGATTATCATTAAAGAATTGATGATAGGTATTGCTACAGGGCTAATAGCAAGATTCATTTTTGTGGGGGTACAGTTTGGGGGCCAGATAATAGGTACTCAGATGGGGTTTGGTATAGTAAATGTTCTTGATCCCCAGAGTAATACACAGATCTCACTTGTTGCACAGTTTCAAAATATCGTGATGATTCTTTTTTTCATAAGCATTGGTGGACATCTGTATGTTATCCAAGCGATTGTAAAATCTTTTGAGATGATACCTCTGGGGGTATTTGTGTTCAATCAAGAATCCTATATCTTCATCGTAAAGATATTTGCCAATATATTTTTAACTGCACTTAAGATCACAGCTCCAATATTTGTTACCCTTTTGGTGACACAGGTAGTTTTAGGGATTATGGGAAGACTTGTACCACAACTTAATATTCTGATCATTGGTTTTCCTATACAGATTGCTGGAGGATTGTTTATAATAATAGCCAGTATGAGCTTTTTCTTTAGTATGTTTGAGATGCTTATGTACGATTATCTCAATAACATACTAAGACTATTCAAGTATCTGGGTGCATAA
- the modA gene encoding molybdate ABC transporter substrate-binding protein: MLYGDELSIYCAVGVKPVVDEIIEHFKKQTNTKITVSYGSSGKGFAQLEHGARYDIFISADIYYPKMMIEKGLSSNNYIIYGRGKLALIYSDQFLKNKKPDFNLLKEANKVAIANPKVAPYGKSALQVLMKYGFSDIVNSRLVYGENLSNVLSYLEKGFVDAAFLSYSIVIQNEQLKSRSIIISENDHEPLEHALIITKYGETNQSAKEFVNFFTSKQGKEIIKKYGL; encoded by the coding sequence ATGTTATATGGTGACGAGCTCAGTATCTATTGTGCTGTTGGCGTTAAACCTGTGGTCGATGAAATAATTGAACATTTTAAAAAACAAACCAATACAAAGATAACTGTTTCTTATGGCAGTTCAGGGAAGGGATTTGCCCAGCTGGAACATGGAGCCAGATACGATATCTTCATATCTGCCGATATCTACTATCCAAAAATGATGATTGAAAAAGGTCTATCTTCAAACAATTATATTATTTATGGTCGAGGGAAACTTGCTCTCATATACTCAGATCAGTTCTTAAAAAACAAGAAACCCGATTTCAATCTCTTAAAAGAGGCAAATAAAGTGGCTATAGCAAACCCTAAAGTGGCCCCCTATGGTAAATCTGCCTTACAAGTACTCATGAAATATGGATTTAGCGACATTGTAAACAGCCGTTTGGTATATGGTGAAAATCTATCAAATGTATTATCCTACTTAGAAAAAGGGTTTGTAGATGCTGCATTCTTAAGTTATTCCATCGTTATTCAAAACGAACAACTCAAATCCCGCAGTATTATAATTAGTGAAAACGACCACGAACCATTGGAACACGCCCTCATAATAACAAAATATGGGGAAACAAATCAATCCGCAAAAGAGTTTGTAAACTTTTTCACAAGTAAACAGGGTAAAGAAATAATAAAAAAATATGGTCTTTAA
- a CDS encoding DUF115 domain-containing protein, producing the protein MDFYKKNLENLKKYRPQLYERINSFVPTGNYMIITSNHPKKYPNLFHKPSNSYVYDNNDPVTPIVQELREKIRLPILNVIFGFGLGYELITMIQNYFSNESAYIVVDPEIEPFYNALKVIDLESIIKNQYIFLFIGEPASSMFLNFRNILMMGNLKLHVKAMNIIDNKFSLTMNPSYFKEIINHLKDAIKEVLLHYGNDPWDSLIGIENIFLNVNEIIKNPGINQLKDKFKGKPGIVVATGPSLNKNIEQLKGLEDKAVICAADASVRVMKRYGLKPHLVTSLERVLATAKLFEGLTKEDVEDVYLSACPVIRPETYANFPGNRIIVYRNFATFQWLEIEKGILDIGPSAANMAFKVLEYLGCNPIILIGQDLAFGENDVTHAKGATFGEKEQQYYSPDRILEVEGNYVPKIKTTDVWYKFLKFYEKDVAEYAGTVINATEGGAKIPGTKIMSFKEVADQYLTNDLKVVDNIKATLRYPTEDEILKYRDMLKIKVNDAINFAEEVIKELNKGRVYTERFQKEIIETYEKTGRFDESLANNLFNQLQLPLPLLGSKKFYEIFMHFVQSYYITSFIEINAVIASSLPEHKKNFSVVALVDDMYLVLIKLIEAMRNSMRKMKEQLG; encoded by the coding sequence ATGGATTTTTATAAGAAGAACTTAGAAAATCTTAAAAAATATCGTCCCCAGCTGTATGAAAGGATTAATAGCTTCGTGCCAACAGGCAACTATATGATAATCACTTCTAATCATCCCAAAAAGTATCCAAATCTATTTCATAAACCAAGTAACAGCTACGTGTACGATAACAATGATCCTGTTACACCTATTGTACAAGAGCTTAGGGAGAAAATAAGACTACCAATACTGAATGTTATTTTCGGTTTTGGGCTGGGGTATGAGTTGATCACGATGATTCAGAATTATTTTTCCAATGAGTCTGCGTATATCGTAGTTGATCCTGAAATAGAGCCTTTTTATAATGCATTAAAGGTTATAGATCTTGAATCTATTATAAAAAATCAGTATATATTCTTATTCATAGGTGAACCTGCTTCAAGTATGTTTTTAAATTTTAGAAACATTCTCATGATGGGAAACCTTAAGCTTCATGTAAAAGCTATGAACATTATAGATAATAAATTTTCACTTACTATGAATCCATCATACTTTAAAGAGATTATAAATCACCTTAAGGATGCTATAAAAGAGGTATTACTCCATTATGGTAACGATCCATGGGATTCTCTTATTGGAATAGAAAACATCTTTTTGAATGTAAATGAGATTATAAAAAATCCAGGTATCAATCAGTTAAAAGATAAATTTAAGGGGAAACCAGGTATTGTCGTGGCTACAGGTCCATCTCTAAATAAAAACATAGAGCAATTAAAAGGGTTAGAGGATAAAGCAGTTATATGTGCTGCAGATGCTTCGGTGAGGGTGATGAAAAGGTACGGTCTAAAGCCCCATTTGGTCACATCCCTTGAAAGGGTTTTGGCTACAGCTAAGCTTTTTGAGGGTTTGACAAAAGAGGATGTGGAAGATGTTTATCTTTCTGCGTGTCCTGTTATAAGACCAGAGACCTATGCAAATTTTCCAGGTAATAGGATTATTGTTTATAGAAATTTTGCCACATTCCAGTGGTTGGAGATAGAGAAGGGGATATTGGATATTGGTCCATCTGCTGCAAATATGGCTTTTAAGGTTCTTGAATATTTAGGGTGTAATCCGATTATCTTGATTGGACAGGATCTTGCCTTTGGTGAAAATGATGTAACTCATGCTAAAGGTGCTACTTTTGGTGAAAAGGAACAGCAGTATTACTCACCAGATAGGATATTGGAAGTAGAAGGAAACTATGTACCTAAGATAAAGACAACAGATGTATGGTATAAATTTCTAAAATTTTATGAAAAAGATGTTGCTGAATATGCTGGGACTGTAATCAATGCTACTGAGGGTGGTGCCAAAATACCTGGAACAAAGATTATGAGTTTCAAGGAGGTAGCCGATCAGTATCTAACGAATGATTTAAAGGTGGTGGACAATATAAAGGCTACTTTACGTTACCCAACAGAAGATGAGATCCTTAAATACAGAGATATGCTCAAAATAAAGGTAAACGATGCTATTAATTTTGCTGAGGAAGTGATCAAAGAGTTGAATAAAGGAAGAGTTTACACTGAGAGATTTCAAAAGGAAATTATAGAGACTTATGAAAAAACAGGACGATTTGATGAATCATTGGCAAATAATCTCTTTAATCAGTTGCAATTGCCTTTACCTTTACTAGGCTCAAAAAAATTTTATGAAATTTTTATGCATTTCGTGCAGTCATATTACATAACAAGCTTCATAGAAATAAATGCGGTTATTGCCTCTTCTTTACCGGAACATAAGAAAAATTTCAGTGTAGTAGCCCTTGTAGATGATATGTATCTGGTTCTCATTAAACTGATAGAAGCGATGAGGAACTCTATGCGTAAGATGAAGGAGCAGCTTGGCTGA
- the flhB gene encoding flagellar biosynthesis protein FlhB — MPEQDGDRTEEATPRRRQQAIEEGNVPKSRELATGITFLVAVLVLYFYMPVIVDQFQKDFIKYFSLSDFRLNKESAYLLLVDVLKSMGSVTLPLMFVLVMVAILSNIVQFGVVFSSKSLVPKWDRLDPIAGFGRIFSKKGLFELVKSLMKIFFIGIAAYFIIKSKIPTIITLSDADPVSSIYFLGKFIYEVAFKLAIIILVISIVDFLYQKWQYNEDLKMTKQEVKEEFKQMEGDPLIKQRIRSMQREMARKRMMEEVPKADVVITNPTHYAVAIKYDMGKDRAPKVVAKGQRLVALKIKEIALKNNVVIHEDPPLARTLFASVEIGEEIPENLYKAVAEILAMVYRLKNRVA; from the coding sequence ATGCCTGAGCAGGATGGAGATAGGACGGAAGAAGCCACGCCGCGGCGAAGACAGCAGGCGATAGAAGAGGGTAATGTCCCCAAAAGTAGAGAACTAGCAACGGGGATAACATTTCTCGTTGCGGTACTAGTACTTTATTTTTATATGCCTGTCATTGTTGATCAATTCCAAAAGGATTTTATTAAATACTTTTCTTTGTCTGATTTCAGGCTAAATAAAGAGAGCGCGTACCTATTATTGGTAGATGTTCTTAAATCGATGGGTAGTGTTACGTTACCTTTAATGTTTGTCCTTGTTATGGTGGCTATTTTATCGAATATTGTTCAGTTTGGGGTGGTTTTTTCCAGCAAAAGTTTGGTTCCAAAATGGGACAGGCTTGATCCAATAGCTGGTTTTGGGAGGATCTTTTCTAAAAAAGGGTTGTTTGAGTTGGTAAAATCTTTGATGAAGATATTTTTTATCGGTATAGCAGCTTATTTTATCATAAAAAGCAAAATACCAACTATAATAACCCTATCGGATGCAGATCCGGTGTCATCAATTTATTTTCTTGGTAAATTTATATATGAAGTGGCTTTTAAACTTGCCATAATAATTCTTGTTATCTCTATTGTGGATTTTTTATATCAAAAGTGGCAGTACAATGAAGACCTAAAAATGACTAAACAGGAAGTAAAAGAAGAGTTTAAACAGATGGAAGGGGACCCTTTGATAAAGCAGAGAATAAGGAGTATGCAGAGGGAAATGGCACGTAAAAGGATGATGGAAGAGGTACCTAAGGCGGATGTGGTTATCACAAATCCAACCCATTATGCCGTGGCGATAAAATATGACATGGGTAAGGATAGAGCCCCAAAGGTTGTGGCAAAAGGGCAGCGATTGGTAGCCCTCAAAATAAAGGAGATAGCTTTAAAAAATAATGTGGTTATACATGAGGATCCACCCCTTGCGAGAACACTTTTTGCTTCAGTGGAAATCGGTGAGGAGATCCCTGAAAATCTCTATAAAGCTGTTGCTGAAATATTGGCTATGGTTTATAGATTAAAAAACAGAGTAGCGTAA
- the nifK gene encoding nitrogenase molybdenum-iron protein subunit beta, whose amino-acid sequence MKNCAETCSSSMFKCDSYIKTFETKRIYENPHDEETINKVLEYTKTEEYKEKNFQREALVINPLKACQPLGAFYAAIGFKDTLPYLHGSQGCAAYFRSHFSRHFKEPFPAVSDSMTEDAAVFGGHNNMYEGLKNAYTLYKPKNIAICTSCMAEVIGDDIDAFVNNARKNGDIPEDLPVVTAHTPSFVGSHITGYDNMLYSFVRTFGMEGIKEHDGINLFLGFDTYIGNFDEIKRIAKAFDIKITIISDPSDMLNSPTDGKYTMYRGGTALSDLKKAPGARGSIFLQKYSMTKTIEHVKNQWGQRTKVINPIGLEGTDEFIKALSEISGKPVPDSIKTERGQLVDAIADSYYHVHGKTFAINGDPDLAVGVTKFILELGGIPKIVLVTNATKKFEKEIKQLFTQFNVEDECEVFTGKDMWHLRSLLFSDPVDYIIGNTFAKLLTRDTGIPSIRIGFPIFDRHHLHRYPIIGYKGGLNLLTWIVNKILDDLDEKTKDLPNYDIVR is encoded by the coding sequence ATGAAAAACTGTGCCGAAACATGTAGCTCATCGATGTTTAAATGCGATAGCTATATAAAAACATTTGAAACAAAGAGGATATATGAAAATCCTCATGATGAAGAAACTATAAACAAGGTACTTGAATATACCAAGACTGAAGAGTATAAAGAAAAGAACTTTCAAAGAGAAGCCCTTGTCATAAATCCTCTTAAAGCATGTCAACCACTTGGTGCTTTTTATGCAGCCATAGGCTTTAAAGACACTCTTCCATACTTGCATGGTTCTCAAGGTTGTGCTGCTTACTTTAGATCTCATTTCTCCAGACATTTTAAAGAGCCTTTCCCTGCAGTTTCCGACTCAATGACAGAAGATGCAGCCGTCTTCGGCGGTCACAACAATATGTATGAAGGGCTGAAAAATGCCTATACCCTATACAAACCTAAAAATATCGCCATCTGTACTTCATGTATGGCAGAGGTTATTGGTGATGATATAGATGCTTTTGTAAACAATGCCAGAAAAAACGGTGATATCCCTGAGGATCTACCTGTAGTTACTGCCCATACACCTTCCTTTGTGGGATCCCATATCACAGGATATGACAATATGCTCTACTCCTTCGTCCGCACTTTTGGAATGGAGGGTATAAAAGAACACGATGGTATAAACCTCTTTTTGGGATTCGATACTTATATCGGTAATTTTGATGAGATAAAAAGGATAGCCAAAGCTTTTGACATTAAAATTACTATTATAAGCGATCCTTCAGATATGCTAAATTCACCTACCGATGGTAAGTACACAATGTACAGGGGTGGTACTGCTTTAAGCGATCTAAAAAAAGCTCCCGGGGCAAGAGGTTCCATATTCCTTCAAAAATACTCCATGACCAAAACCATTGAACATGTGAAAAATCAATGGGGTCAGAGAACAAAAGTGATAAACCCCATAGGCCTTGAAGGTACAGATGAATTCATCAAAGCCCTTTCAGAGATATCAGGGAAACCTGTCCCAGACTCCATAAAGACAGAAAGGGGTCAATTAGTAGATGCTATAGCTGATTCTTACTATCATGTACACGGTAAAACCTTTGCAATAAACGGTGATCCTGACCTCGCAGTGGGAGTGACTAAGTTCATTCTCGAATTGGGTGGTATCCCCAAGATCGTATTGGTAACAAACGCCACTAAAAAATTTGAAAAAGAGATCAAACAGCTTTTTACACAGTTCAATGTAGAAGACGAATGTGAAGTGTTTACTGGCAAAGATATGTGGCACTTAAGATCACTGCTTTTCTCAGATCCAGTGGACTATATAATCGGAAATACTTTTGCAAAGCTTCTTACCAGAGATACAGGCATACCATCAATCAGAATAGGTTTTCCCATTTTCGACAGACACCATTTGCACCGGTACCCAATCATTGGATACAAAGGGGGACTAAATCTTTTAACATGGATTGTAAACAAGATATTAGATGATCTGGATGAAAAAACTAAAGATTTACCAAACTATGATATAGTTAGATAA
- the modB gene encoding molybdate ABC transporter permease subunit, which produces MFDGMFLNTMFLTLKLALLTTIILLFISIPIVYVLLFKRSNLTSLYETILTMPIVLPPSVIGFYILIIFSPKSTIGNFLVENFDFTFAFTFEGIVLASVIFSIPFMVNPIFNAAKNVPQNLIEASYSLGKSQWTTYIRVVLPNVKGNILAASAITFAHVIGEFGIVFIVGGNIPNETKVASIAIYEELETLNYGMAHKYSITIFSLSFLMLLIVYLMNKRLNRS; this is translated from the coding sequence ATGTTTGATGGTATGTTTTTAAACACAATGTTTTTGACACTAAAATTAGCTTTACTAACGACAATCATACTACTTTTTATCTCTATACCGATCGTTTATGTTCTACTATTTAAAAGAAGCAATCTAACCTCCCTTTATGAAACCATATTGACGATGCCGATAGTTTTACCCCCGTCGGTGATCGGATTTTATATACTTATCATCTTTAGCCCGAAAAGCACCATTGGAAACTTTCTTGTGGAAAACTTCGATTTTACCTTTGCATTTACCTTTGAAGGGATAGTGCTGGCCTCTGTCATATTTTCCATACCATTTATGGTAAACCCCATTTTCAATGCAGCAAAAAATGTACCCCAAAACCTTATTGAAGCATCTTATTCACTGGGCAAAAGCCAATGGACAACGTACATCCGTGTAGTTCTACCGAATGTAAAAGGGAATATTTTAGCTGCATCTGCCATAACTTTTGCCCACGTAATCGGTGAATTTGGAATAGTGTTTATTGTAGGCGGCAACATCCCAAATGAGACAAAAGTTGCCAGTATTGCCATCTATGAAGAATTAGAAACACTAAACTACGGTATGGCCCATAAATATTCAATTACCATATTTAGCTTATCATTCCTAATGCTATTAATAGTCTATCTCATGAATAAAAGGTTAAACAGGAGCTAA
- a CDS encoding ATP-binding cassette domain-containing protein: MLRLFCKKKLSGFDGTFTLDINLTIEKNQFLSITGQSGAGKTSILRIIAGFMQPDEGYIEFDNEVWFDSKKGINVPAQKRKIGYLFQDYALFPNMTVFEQLKFAMGKEYKKETIEYFLNIFNLHNLKHNYPNTLSGGQKQRVALIRSILKNPKILLLDEPFSALDNETKEIIQDEIKKIHKQLNLTSILVSHNDNDTYKLASRVLEIHKGKITKDQTISNDIKQYTEQGVLVESTVLSKNNNYYIIHIKNLFLKVPENLLLNYKDNTKPRLHIRFHS, translated from the coding sequence ATGTTACGCCTTTTCTGTAAAAAGAAGTTATCAGGTTTTGATGGAACTTTTACACTTGATATAAACCTAACCATAGAAAAGAATCAATTTCTATCTATCACAGGTCAAAGTGGCGCGGGTAAAACTTCTATTCTTAGGATCATAGCAGGGTTTATGCAACCTGATGAAGGATACATAGAATTTGATAATGAGGTATGGTTTGACAGCAAAAAAGGTATCAATGTACCTGCTCAAAAAAGGAAAATAGGTTACCTTTTTCAGGATTATGCACTTTTCCCAAATATGACGGTATTTGAACAACTTAAATTTGCCATGGGAAAAGAATACAAAAAAGAAACCATCGAGTATTTTTTAAATATTTTTAACTTACATAATCTCAAACATAACTACCCAAACACCCTCAGTGGAGGACAAAAACAGCGTGTAGCCCTAATAAGGTCTATATTGAAAAACCCAAAAATACTACTTTTGGATGAACCTTTCTCAGCCCTTGACAACGAAACCAAAGAGATTATCCAAGATGAAATAAAAAAAATTCATAAACAGCTAAACCTCACATCTATTCTCGTTTCCCACAATGATAACGACACCTACAAATTGGCTAGCCGTGTTCTGGAAATCCACAAGGGTAAGATAACAAAGGACCAGACCATCTCTAATGACATCAAACAATACACAGAACAAGGTGTACTTGTAGAATCAACAGTACTTTCAAAAAATAACAATTACTATATCATTCATATAAAAAACTTATTCTTAAAAGTACCAGAAAACCTCCTATTAAATTATAAAGACAACACAAAACCGAGATTACACATCAGATTTCATTCTTGA
- the nifD gene encoding nitrogenase molybdenum-iron protein alpha chain, protein MERSKEDLKLLVEDLLSEYPDKAKKTREKHIAIVDKDETSCSIKSNRKSVPGVMTIRGCAYAGSKGVVWGPIKDMVHISHGPVGCGQYSWGTRRNYYNGITGINSFGVMHITSDFQEKDIVFGGDKKLEKLIDEIEEMFPLNRGITIQSECPIGLIGDDIEAVARKKSAEIGKPIVPVRCEGFRGVSQSLGHHIANDAIRDWIYEKDINGVEVPDSPYNIALMGDYNIGGDAWSSRKILEDMGLNVISQSTGDCTLSELANIRKAKLVLLHCYRSMNYIARYLEEKFSVPWLEFNFFGPTQIYKSMRKIAQHFDEKIQKRTEELINDVYKPHMDKIIARYKKRLEGKKVVLYVGGLRPRHIMPAFQDLGMEVVLTGYEFAHNDDYQRTIEYLDGTTVIVDDMTEYELEKIIEKLKPDLFGSGIKEKYQVQKAGIPFRQMHSWDYSGPYHGIDGFEIFAKDVDMAVNGYIWKKLSPPWS, encoded by the coding sequence ATGGAACGTTCAAAAGAAGATTTAAAACTACTCGTAGAGGATCTCTTGTCTGAATATCCAGATAAAGCAAAAAAGACAAGGGAAAAACATATAGCTATAGTTGACAAAGATGAAACAAGTTGTTCGATAAAATCGAATAGAAAGAGTGTTCCTGGCGTTATGACGATAAGAGGTTGTGCTTATGCTGGATCCAAAGGGGTTGTTTGGGGCCCCATAAAGGACATGGTACATATAAGCCATGGACCAGTAGGCTGTGGCCAATACTCTTGGGGAACAAGAAGAAATTACTACAACGGAATCACAGGTATAAACAGTTTCGGTGTAATGCATATTACATCAGATTTTCAAGAAAAGGATATCGTATTTGGTGGTGATAAAAAACTTGAAAAACTAATCGACGAAATCGAAGAGATGTTCCCCCTTAACAGAGGTATAACCATCCAGTCAGAATGTCCCATAGGGCTTATTGGGGACGATATAGAAGCTGTTGCCAGAAAAAAATCTGCCGAAATAGGAAAGCCTATAGTACCTGTTAGGTGTGAAGGTTTTAGGGGTGTGAGTCAATCACTTGGACACCATATAGCTAACGATGCAATCAGAGATTGGATATATGAAAAGGATATAAATGGTGTAGAGGTACCTGACTCCCCATACAATATTGCTCTGATGGGAGATTACAATATTGGTGGTGACGCATGGAGTTCCAGAAAGATCCTCGAAGACATGGGGCTAAATGTTATTTCCCAATCCACCGGTGATTGTACCCTCAGTGAATTAGCTAATATCAGAAAGGCTAAGTTAGTACTTTTACACTGTTATCGCTCTATGAACTATATTGCAAGATATCTCGAAGAAAAATTTTCAGTTCCCTGGCTTGAGTTTAACTTTTTCGGTCCCACTCAAATCTACAAAAGCATGAGAAAAATAGCTCAACATTTTGATGAAAAGATACAAAAAAGGACAGAAGAATTGATAAACGACGTTTACAAACCACACATGGACAAGATTATAGCCAGATACAAAAAGAGACTTGAAGGTAAAAAAGTGGTTTTATATGTCGGTGGGTTACGACCAAGACATATAATGCCAGCTTTCCAGGATCTGGGTATGGAGGTTGTTCTTACAGGGTACGAATTTGCCCACAACGACGATTACCAAAGAACAATAGAATATCTGGATGGAACAACTGTAATCGTTGATGATATGACCGAATACGAACTTGAAAAGATAATAGAAAAATTAAAACCAGACCTTTTCGGCTCAGGTATAAAGGAAAAATATCAAGTTCAAAAAGCTGGAATCCCCTTCAGGCAGATGCACTCATGGGACTATTCAGGGCCATATCATGGTATAGATGGGTTTGAGATCTTTGCAAAAGATGTGGATATGGCGGTAAATGGTTATATCTGGAAAAAACTTTCACCGCCGTGGAGCTAA